One stretch of Streptomyces sp. NBC_00443 DNA includes these proteins:
- a CDS encoding DEAD/DEAH box helicase: MSISSTDHVVVPEDAENEVVVEEAPEATFADLGLPEGVVRKLAQNGVTTPFPIQAATIPDALAGKDILGRGRTGSGKTLSFGLPALARLSGGRTEKHRPRAIILTPTRELAMQVADALQPYGDQLGLKMKVVCGGTSMGNQIYALERGVDVLVATPGRLRDIINRGACSLQDVEVAVLDEADQMSDLGFLPEVTELLDQVPAGGQRMLFSATMENEIKTLVDRYLKDPVLHEVDAAQGAVTTMSHHILIVKPKDKAPVTAAIASRKGRTIIFVRTQLGADRVAEQLRDAGAKADALHGGMTQGARTRTLADFKDGYVNVLVATDVAARGIHVDGIDLVLNVDPAGDHKDYLHRAGRTARAGRTGSVVSLSLPHQRRQIFRLMEDAGVDASRHIIQGGNAFDPEVAEITGARSMTEVQAESAGNAAQQAERDVAQLTKELERAQRRAAELREESDRLVARAARERGEDPEAAVAEAQAAAVEAVEAVVPEQPAAQDVDRAERTEASAPYERRERRDDRGGFNRDRDRSFDRDRGGRSFERRDNDRGGFNRDRDRGGDRGFERRDRDGDRGGFRRDDRGDRGGDRGGDRGGRSFDRDRGGRSFERRDNDRGGFRRDDRGDRGGDRGGDRGGRSFDRDRGSRPFERRDNARPGSRRDDRPAAPRSFERRDERGGHRGSDRPFNRDRRDDRPGFRSGGHERPYGRRDDHRGTGGSSFGRRDDKPRWKRNG; the protein is encoded by the coding sequence ATGTCCATTTCCAGTACTGATCACGTCGTCGTGCCCGAAGACGCTGAGAACGAGGTCGTCGTCGAGGAGGCCCCCGAGGCCACCTTCGCGGACCTCGGTCTCCCCGAGGGCGTCGTGCGCAAGCTCGCCCAGAACGGCGTGACCACCCCCTTCCCGATCCAGGCCGCGACCATCCCGGACGCCCTGGCCGGCAAGGACATCCTGGGCCGCGGTCGTACCGGCTCCGGCAAGACGCTGTCGTTCGGTCTCCCGGCGCTGGCCCGCCTCTCCGGCGGCCGCACCGAGAAGCACCGTCCGCGTGCCATCATCCTCACCCCGACCCGTGAGCTCGCGATGCAGGTCGCGGACGCTCTCCAGCCCTACGGCGACCAGCTCGGCCTGAAGATGAAGGTCGTCTGCGGCGGTACGTCGATGGGGAACCAGATCTACGCCCTGGAGCGCGGCGTGGACGTGCTGGTGGCCACCCCCGGCCGACTGCGCGACATCATCAACCGTGGCGCCTGCTCGCTGCAGGACGTCGAGGTCGCCGTTCTCGACGAGGCCGACCAGATGTCCGACCTGGGCTTCCTGCCCGAGGTCACCGAGCTGCTCGACCAGGTCCCGGCCGGCGGTCAGCGCATGCTCTTCTCCGCGACCATGGAGAACGAGATCAAGACCCTCGTCGACCGGTACCTGAAGGACCCGGTCCTGCACGAGGTCGACGCCGCGCAGGGTGCCGTGACGACCATGTCGCACCACATCCTGATCGTGAAGCCCAAGGACAAGGCGCCGGTCACCGCCGCGATCGCTTCCCGCAAGGGCCGCACCATCATCTTCGTCCGCACCCAGCTGGGCGCCGACCGTGTCGCCGAGCAGCTGCGCGACGCCGGGGCGAAGGCGGACGCGCTGCACGGCGGTATGACGCAGGGGGCGCGCACCCGGACGCTGGCCGACTTCAAGGACGGTTACGTCAACGTCCTCGTCGCCACCGATGTCGCCGCGCGCGGTATCCACGTCGACGGCATCGACCTCGTGCTGAACGTGGACCCGGCCGGTGACCACAAGGACTACCTGCACCGCGCGGGCCGTACGGCGCGTGCGGGGCGGACCGGTTCGGTCGTCTCCCTCTCCCTGCCGCACCAGCGGCGCCAGATCTTCCGGCTGATGGAGGACGCGGGCGTCGACGCCTCGCGTCACATCATCCAGGGCGGTAACGCCTTCGACCCGGAGGTCGCCGAGATCACCGGCGCCCGTTCGATGACCGAGGTGCAGGCGGAGTCGGCGGGCAACGCCGCTCAGCAGGCCGAGCGTGACGTGGCTCAGCTCACCAAGGAGCTGGAGCGTGCGCAGCGGCGTGCCGCGGAGCTGCGTGAGGAGTCCGACCGGCTCGTCGCCCGCGCGGCGCGCGAGCGCGGTGAGGACCCCGAGGCTGCGGTGGCCGAGGCGCAGGCCGCGGCGGTAGAGGCCGTCGAGGCGGTCGTGCCGGAGCAGCCGGCGGCGCAGGACGTCGACCGGGCCGAGCGTACGGAGGCTTCGGCGCCGTACGAGCGTCGCGAGCGGCGGGACGACCGGGGCGGGTTCAACCGCGACCGTGACCGTTCCTTCGACCGTGACCGTGGTGGCCGTTCCTTCGAGCGCCGTGACAACGACCGTGGCGGGTTCAACCGCGACCGTGACCGCGGCGGCGACCGTGGTTTCGAGCGTCGGGACCGGGACGGCGACCGTGGCGGCTTCCGTCGCGACGACCGCGGTGACCGGGGCGGCGACCGTGGCGGTGACCGTGGCGGCCGTTCTTTCGACCGTGACCGTGGTGGCCGTTCCTTCGAGCGCCGTGACAACGACCGTGGCGGCTTCCGTCGCGACGACCGCGGTGACCGGGGCGGCGACCGTGGCGGTGACCGTGGCGGCCGTTCTTTCGACCGTGACCGTGGCAGCCGTCCCTTCGAGCGCCGCGACAACGCCCGTCCCGGCTCCCGCCGGGACGACCGGCCGGCCGCCCCGCGTTCCTTCGAGCGGCGTGACGAGCGTGGCGGCCACCGTGGCAGCGACCGTCCCTTCAACCGCGACCGCCGCGACGACCGCCCCGGCTTCCGTTCCGGCGGCCACGAGCGGCCGTACGGCCGACGTGACGACCACCGTGGCACCGGCGGCTCGTCCTTCGGGCGCCGCGACGACAAGCCGCGCTGGAAGCGCAACGGCTGA
- a CDS encoding FG-GAP repeat domain-containing protein translates to MPRHGFVHLRLVAACAVLAAGLSPALPAAAAPDVPTETVVPATLRDTYTSGALYGGSVHAGSNGAGAQGVFHSLEGSGLVWTRYTDGRSVKAVHPAGHTGYVTAGGDVLAYRYADGRVDLWNVADGTTRTVRTPQGLTYLTAYEDLVVAYRDRTDENGTRQREMHLLIPDADGGTRDVPVTGVLPEGYVLGQPRGSGTDGVLFQAGRPGTWGPYVWVMVDRRTGQVQSMTPPISAPYLKGQITADHVVLSNAHEPVVKVFSRSDLSAAPVEVTLDGGGVNPAQDLAVVGDWLIHRPGPGTAVRAKPIAGGPTVTLLPSSNPHVSGAPDGSAVAIGLTDTAAGDWGVQRIQPGPDGRPVVTQIKAMPKPPAAIRGISLEQGRLVVVDNSKGARRDDYVRTVAATGTPEFGERSGFTPASSPQIFGCSSGEVACSQIFGTADGRIAWMDFGEAESYALHVNGPKDGGLWERGVPFDGRILDVSGRYVLYTDPGTRFVYRIGEHGDPVAQATGANALDGDVLWTAGATPGTVTALNLSTRKSTTVTTDAGCKPLQLQALGRYLYWTCDGRAGVYDRTAKKSVPVPTAEAKLGDGYVVTHDKQTGKLTLTTVAGGIPASRVIGDLPHTGDSQREVRWTVDKAGANAAYVDDLQRVHLVPSGVPQQPLRLLGPAQSAASVEAHAMHAVPDTLTTVLLSKPSAGWTLTVRNKAGKVVDTRVGGAARGELSVGWHGDDPTRTGDAFLPSGSYDWTLAVTPADGVGTPLEAGGTVRLLRGDPVRHDHGGSRGMPDGVGDLLTLNSSGALTFQQGTGKGAFSGKVSGSGWSTKAVAVPFGDLNGDRCNDVLVRMSDGSLRGYKPGCGKALTASTAYTKLGTGWNAYNVLTSPGDLTGDKRADLLARKGSTGDVYLFAAKSDGTLAAGKKIRTAWTGYTKILGAGDLNGDGHGDVLARDRAGTLWRYNGLGNGLLKDRVKVFANWGTGYNVIVGPGDITGDGKADLVSRDGSGNVWRNSGDGKGSFGARVKIASGWQGYKGLF, encoded by the coding sequence TTGCCTCGTCATGGCTTCGTACACCTTCGTCTCGTTGCGGCCTGTGCCGTACTGGCCGCCGGCCTGAGCCCGGCGCTGCCGGCTGCCGCGGCGCCGGACGTGCCCACGGAGACGGTGGTGCCGGCGACGCTGCGCGACACGTACACCTCCGGTGCGCTCTACGGTGGCTCGGTCCACGCCGGAAGCAACGGTGCCGGCGCGCAGGGGGTGTTCCACAGCCTGGAGGGCTCCGGGCTGGTGTGGACGCGGTATACGGACGGCAGGTCCGTGAAGGCGGTCCATCCGGCCGGTCACACCGGCTACGTCACGGCAGGCGGAGACGTCCTCGCGTACCGCTACGCCGACGGCCGGGTCGACCTGTGGAACGTGGCCGACGGTACGACGCGTACTGTGCGGACGCCGCAGGGGCTGACCTATCTCACCGCCTATGAGGACCTGGTGGTCGCCTACCGGGACCGGACGGACGAGAACGGGACTCGCCAGCGGGAGATGCACCTGCTGATCCCGGACGCCGACGGCGGCACGCGCGACGTGCCGGTCACCGGGGTGCTGCCGGAGGGGTACGTCCTCGGGCAGCCAAGGGGCTCGGGCACCGACGGGGTGCTGTTCCAGGCGGGGCGGCCGGGCACCTGGGGGCCCTACGTGTGGGTCATGGTCGACAGGCGCACGGGACAGGTCCAGAGCATGACGCCGCCAATCTCCGCGCCCTACCTCAAGGGGCAGATCACCGCCGACCATGTGGTTCTGTCCAACGCCCACGAGCCTGTCGTCAAGGTCTTCTCCCGTTCCGACCTGTCCGCTGCGCCGGTCGAGGTCACGCTGGACGGCGGGGGCGTCAACCCCGCGCAGGACCTCGCGGTCGTCGGTGACTGGCTGATCCACCGGCCCGGTCCGGGGACGGCGGTGCGCGCGAAGCCCATCGCGGGCGGGCCCACGGTGACCCTGCTGCCGAGTTCGAACCCGCACGTGTCCGGGGCCCCCGACGGCAGCGCGGTGGCGATCGGCCTCACGGACACCGCCGCCGGCGACTGGGGCGTTCAACGTATCCAGCCGGGCCCGGACGGACGCCCGGTCGTCACGCAGATCAAGGCCATGCCGAAGCCGCCGGCCGCGATCCGGGGCATCTCCCTCGAACAGGGTCGTCTGGTAGTCGTTGACAACAGCAAGGGCGCGCGCCGCGACGACTACGTACGGACCGTCGCCGCCACCGGAACGCCCGAGTTCGGCGAGCGCTCCGGCTTCACCCCCGCGTCCTCCCCGCAGATCTTCGGCTGCTCGTCGGGGGAGGTGGCCTGCTCGCAGATCTTCGGCACCGCCGACGGCCGGATCGCCTGGATGGACTTCGGTGAGGCCGAGTCCTACGCGCTCCATGTCAACGGCCCGAAGGACGGGGGCCTTTGGGAGCGGGGAGTGCCTTTCGACGGGCGCATCCTCGATGTGTCGGGGCGGTACGTCCTGTACACGGACCCGGGCACGCGGTTCGTCTACCGGATCGGCGAGCACGGTGACCCGGTCGCCCAGGCGACGGGCGCCAACGCGCTCGACGGCGACGTGCTGTGGACGGCCGGGGCGACGCCGGGAACCGTCACGGCGCTGAACCTGTCGACCAGGAAGTCCACCACGGTCACCACCGACGCGGGCTGCAAGCCCCTCCAGCTCCAGGCGCTGGGCCGTTACCTGTACTGGACCTGCGACGGCCGGGCCGGTGTCTACGACCGTACGGCGAAGAAGTCCGTGCCGGTCCCGACGGCCGAGGCGAAACTCGGCGACGGGTACGTGGTCACGCACGACAAGCAGACCGGGAAGCTCACGCTCACCACGGTCGCGGGCGGCATCCCGGCGAGCCGGGTCATCGGCGACCTGCCCCACACCGGCGACTCACAGCGCGAGGTGCGCTGGACGGTGGACAAGGCCGGCGCCAACGCGGCCTACGTCGATGACCTGCAGCGTGTCCACCTCGTACCGTCCGGGGTGCCTCAGCAGCCGCTGCGGCTGCTCGGACCCGCTCAGAGCGCCGCGTCCGTCGAGGCGCACGCGATGCACGCCGTGCCGGACACGCTGACCACCGTGCTGCTGTCGAAGCCGTCGGCGGGCTGGACGCTGACCGTGCGGAACAAGGCGGGCAAGGTCGTCGACACGCGCGTCGGTGGTGCGGCGCGCGGCGAGCTGAGCGTCGGGTGGCATGGGGACGACCCCACGCGGACCGGCGACGCGTTCCTGCCGAGCGGCTCCTACGACTGGACGCTCGCGGTCACGCCCGCCGACGGTGTGGGCACCCCGCTGGAGGCGGGCGGCACGGTCCGGTTGCTGCGCGGCGACCCGGTCCGGCACGACCACGGGGGTTCCAGGGGAATGCCGGACGGCGTGGGCGATCTGCTCACCCTCAACTCCTCGGGCGCGCTGACCTTCCAGCAGGGCACGGGCAAGGGCGCCTTCTCCGGGAAGGTTTCGGGGAGCGGCTGGTCGACCAAGGCGGTCGCGGTGCCGTTCGGGGATCTGAACGGCGACCGCTGCAATGACGTCCTCGTGCGGATGAGCGACGGCTCGCTGCGCGGCTACAAGCCCGGATGCGGCAAGGCGCTCACCGCGTCGACGGCGTACACGAAGCTGGGCACCGGCTGGAACGCGTACAACGTCCTCACCTCGCCCGGCGACCTGACCGGCGACAAGCGAGCCGACCTACTGGCGCGCAAGGGGTCGACGGGCGACGTGTACCTCTTCGCTGCGAAGAGCGACGGGACGCTCGCGGCGGGGAAGAAGATCCGTACGGCGTGGACCGGTTACACGAAGATCCTGGGCGCCGGGGACCTCAACGGCGACGGTCACGGGGACGT